The following are encoded in a window of Solibacillus sp. FSL R7-0668 genomic DNA:
- a CDS encoding RNA polymerase sigma factor produces MEQIIERYGEYLYHFSYLYVKDIQLAEEITQDVLMKFLLHKEDFRNEASLKTYLTRIAINCCHDELRKQKRKNILTKFLPLRKSEPSTEQAYLATVAFATLKETVFALPVHYREVIILFYYEEFEVAEIADLLDVSQNTVRTRIRRARELLKTNQELEAIFYEGV; encoded by the coding sequence GTGGAGCAAATAATCGAGCGATATGGTGAATATTTATATCATTTTAGCTACTTATATGTGAAGGATATTCAGCTTGCAGAGGAAATTACACAGGACGTATTGATGAAGTTTCTATTACATAAAGAAGATTTCCGTAACGAGGCCTCATTAAAAACATATTTAACGCGGATTGCGATAAATTGCTGTCATGATGAATTGCGCAAACAAAAGCGAAAAAATATATTAACGAAATTTCTCCCATTACGTAAAAGTGAACCTTCTACAGAGCAAGCATACTTAGCAACAGTGGCGTTTGCAACGTTAAAAGAAACTGTGTTTGCATTGCCCGTGCATTACCGAGAAGTCATTATTTTATTCTACTACGAGGAATTTGAGGTAGCTGAAATTGCTGATTTATTAGATGTTTCGCAAAATACGGTGCGTACAAGAATTCGTCGGGCCAGGGAATTATTAAAAACCAATCAGGAGTTGGAGGCGATTTTTTATGAAGGGGTTTAA
- the nspC gene encoding carboxynorspermidine decarboxylase: MTAALKQETGIDWQTAPSPAFVVDERLLERNLKLLKSLQDRTGCEILLALKGFSMWSTFPMARNYLAGITSSSLFEARLGFEEFGKEVHAYAPAYAEHEIDEYLTYVNHIVFNSFDQLNKYKDKVLSHEKNISIGLRVNPGYSEVETPLYDPCYINSRLGIPVESFRPDELDGVEGIHFHAMCEQGADVLERILVHFEEKYGQYLHQMKWVNFGGGHHITKPGYDVELLVKLINRIQDTYDVKVILEPGEAIALNTGYLVATVLDIVHNGMELAIVDSSATCHMPDTLEMPYRAHIIGSGEANEKAYTYRLGGMTCLAGDIIGDYSFDEPLKAGDKLVFTDMAHYTMVKTHMFNGVNLPSICSYNEEDGMKVIRTFHYEDYKGRLS; this comes from the coding sequence ATGACTGCTGCTCTTAAACAAGAAACAGGCATAGATTGGCAGACAGCCCCATCCCCTGCTTTCGTTGTCGACGAACGCTTACTCGAGCGCAATTTAAAGCTTTTAAAATCCCTACAAGATCGTACTGGCTGTGAAATTTTACTTGCGCTGAAAGGTTTTTCAATGTGGTCAACATTTCCAATGGCACGCAACTATTTAGCAGGGATTACTTCCTCTTCTCTATTTGAGGCGCGCCTTGGTTTTGAGGAATTCGGCAAGGAAGTCCATGCCTATGCACCTGCCTATGCAGAGCACGAAATTGACGAATATTTAACGTATGTGAATCACATCGTCTTTAACTCATTTGATCAGTTAAATAAGTATAAAGACAAAGTATTAAGTCATGAGAAAAACATTTCGATTGGCTTACGTGTGAATCCTGGTTATTCCGAGGTGGAAACACCACTTTACGACCCTTGCTACATTAATTCTCGCCTTGGGATTCCGGTTGAATCATTTCGACCGGACGAGCTTGACGGGGTAGAAGGCATTCACTTCCATGCCATGTGTGAACAAGGGGCGGATGTATTAGAACGTATTTTAGTTCACTTTGAAGAAAAATATGGTCAGTACTTGCATCAAATGAAGTGGGTAAACTTCGGTGGTGGTCATCATATTACAAAGCCTGGTTATGATGTGGAGCTCCTTGTAAAGCTCATAAACCGCATTCAAGACACATATGATGTCAAAGTTATTTTAGAGCCAGGAGAAGCCATTGCGCTCAATACAGGTTATTTAGTCGCTACGGTTTTAGATATCGTACACAACGGCATGGAGCTCGCGATTGTAGATTCCTCAGCAACTTGCCATATGCCTGATACCCTAGAAATGCCGTACCGCGCACATATTATTGGCTCAGGTGAAGCAAATGAAAAAGCATATACATACCGCCTAGGTGGTATGACATGCTTAGCTGGTGATATAATCGGTGATTATTCATTTGATGAACCATTAAAAGCTGGCGACAAGCTCGTATTTACAGACATGGCGCATTACACAATGGTGAAAACGCATATGTTCAACGGGGTTAACTTACCAAGTATTTGCTCTTATAATGAAGAGGATGGTATGAAGGTCATTCGTACATTCCATTATGAGGATTATAAAGGGCGTTTGTCATAA
- the proC gene encoding pyrroline-5-carboxylate reductase, with the protein MKYGFIGLGNMASAIIHGMITSRKFTPSDVYGINRSIGKTELLMDKYAIQATTSIEQLTKEVDVIILAIKPQMFEDVLPTIQKHITDKHIVISIAAGKSLDYLHEQLGKDTTIFRVMPNINATIGASTSCYSTLHANDAQKALVEQLFSTVGSIVELPENLFSIFTTIGCASPAFTYLYIDSLARAAVREGMPKEMALEIAASSVLGSAKMVLESDSHPWALIDQVCSPGGTTIQGVTSLQVNHFESTIYEAVDAVTTKDALLQKQTVK; encoded by the coding sequence ATGAAATATGGATTTATCGGGCTTGGTAATATGGCCAGCGCTATCATACATGGAATGATTACGAGTAGAAAATTTACCCCCTCAGATGTATACGGGATTAATCGCTCCATCGGAAAAACCGAACTTCTAATGGATAAATATGCAATTCAAGCTACTACTTCGATTGAACAGCTCACGAAAGAAGTTGATGTCATCATCCTTGCGATTAAACCACAAATGTTCGAGGATGTTCTGCCAACCATCCAAAAACACATCACGGACAAACACATCGTCATCTCCATCGCAGCGGGAAAATCGCTGGATTATTTACATGAACAATTAGGGAAGGATACAACCATCTTCCGCGTCATGCCCAATATTAATGCGACAATTGGGGCTTCCACAAGCTGTTATTCTACACTTCATGCCAATGACGCACAAAAAGCATTGGTGGAACAATTATTTTCAACAGTTGGTTCAATTGTTGAACTTCCTGAAAACTTATTCTCGATTTTTACAACGATTGGTTGTGCTTCACCTGCATTTACCTACCTCTATATTGATTCATTGGCTCGCGCTGCTGTTCGTGAAGGTATGCCTAAGGAAATGGCATTAGAAATCGCAGCCAGTTCGGTACTAGGTAGCGCGAAAATGGTTTTAGAATCTGATTCGCATCCGTGGGCTTTAATCGATCAAGTTTGTTCACCAGGTGGAACGACAATTCAAGGTGTTACTTCCCTACAAGTAAATCATTTCGAAAGCACCATTTACGAGGCTGTTGATGCTGTTACGACAAAAGACGCCCTTCTGCAAAAGCAAACAGTAAAATAA
- a CDS encoding saccharopine dehydrogenase family protein gives MGKALIIGAGGVASVVVHKCVQNSEVFEEIMIASRTKSKCDALKEKLDGGKTIIHTAQVDADNTEELIDLINGFKPDVVINVALPYQDLTIMDACLATKTHYVDTANYEPLDTAKFEYKWQWAYKERFEEAGITALLGSGFDPGVTGVFTAHAQKHHFDEIHYIDIVDANGGDHGLPFATNFNPEINIREITANGRFWKEGEWVETKPLEHKMVYNLPEIGEKDCYLLYHEELESLAKNIKGLKQIRFWMTFGQKYLTHLNVLENVGMTSIEPIEFQGQMIQPIQFLKAVLPDPATLGPLTKGKTNIGCIVRGLKDGEEKTYYVYNVCDHQECYQEVGSQAISYTTGVPAMIGAMLVMNGEWQKPGVWNVEDFNPDPFMDALNKWGLPWQETENPDLVDLDFTNPTQEVKA, from the coding sequence TTGGGTAAAGCATTGATTATTGGAGCTGGCGGTGTAGCTAGCGTAGTGGTACACAAATGTGTCCAAAACTCTGAAGTATTCGAAGAGATTATGATCGCAAGTCGAACAAAATCTAAGTGCGATGCTTTAAAGGAAAAATTAGATGGTGGGAAAACGATTATCCATACAGCACAAGTGGATGCGGATAACACTGAAGAACTAATTGACCTAATCAATGGATTTAAACCAGATGTGGTAATTAACGTAGCTTTACCATATCAAGACTTAACTATTATGGATGCATGTTTAGCAACGAAGACTCATTATGTAGACACAGCGAACTACGAGCCTTTGGATACGGCTAAATTCGAATATAAATGGCAATGGGCTTATAAAGAGCGTTTTGAAGAAGCGGGCATTACTGCGCTTCTAGGTTCTGGTTTCGACCCAGGTGTAACAGGCGTATTCACAGCGCATGCACAAAAGCATCACTTCGATGAAATTCATTACATCGATATCGTGGATGCAAACGGTGGCGACCATGGCCTTCCATTCGCAACGAACTTCAACCCAGAAATCAACATTCGTGAAATTACGGCGAACGGTCGTTTCTGGAAAGAAGGCGAGTGGGTAGAAACAAAGCCTTTAGAGCACAAAATGGTATATAACTTACCAGAAATCGGCGAAAAAGATTGCTATCTTCTATACCATGAAGAATTAGAATCTTTAGCGAAAAATATTAAAGGATTAAAACAAATCCGATTCTGGATGACATTTGGTCAAAAATATTTAACACACTTAAATGTACTTGAAAATGTTGGCATGACTTCAATCGAGCCAATCGAATTCCAAGGTCAAATGATTCAACCAATCCAGTTCCTAAAAGCAGTGTTACCAGACCCAGCAACATTAGGTCCACTAACAAAAGGTAAAACAAACATCGGCTGTATCGTTCGCGGACTTAAAGATGGCGAAGAGAAAACATACTATGTGTACAATGTTTGTGACCACCAAGAATGCTACCAAGAAGTGGGCTCTCAAGCCATTTCTTATACAACAGGTGTCCCAGCAATGATTGGTGCCATGTTAGTCATGAACGGTGAGTGGCAAAAACCAGGTGTTTGGAATGTAGAAGACTTCAATCCAGACCCATTCATGGACGCTTTAAATAAATGGGGATTACCATGGCAAGAAACAGAAAACCCTGATTTAGTAGATTTAGATTTCACAAATCCAACGCAAGAGGTTAAAGCGTAA